In Bos indicus x Bos taurus breed Angus x Brahman F1 hybrid chromosome 1, Bos_hybrid_MaternalHap_v2.0, whole genome shotgun sequence, a single window of DNA contains:
- the HTR1F gene encoding 5-hydroxytryptamine receptor 1F, which translates to MDFLNSSDQNLTSEELLNRMPSKILVSFILSGLALMTTTINSLVIAAIIVTRKLHHPANYLICSLAVTDFLVAVLVMPFSIVYIVRESWIMGQVVCDIWLSVDITCCTCSILHLSAIALDRYRAITDAVEYARKRTPKHAGIMITIVWIISIFISMPPLFWRHQGTSQEDECIIKHDHIISTIYSTFGAFYIPLTLILILYYKIYKAAKMLYHKRQASRIAKEEMNGQVLLESGEKSTRLVSTPYMLEKSLSDPSTDFDKIHSTVKSPRSEFKHERSWRRQKISGTRERKAATTLGLILGAFVICWLPFFVKELVVNVCEKCKISEEMSNFLTWLGYLNSLINPLIYTIFNEDFKKAFQKLVRCRC; encoded by the coding sequence atggattTCTTGAATTCATCTGATCAAAACTTGACCTCAGAAGAACTGTTAAACAGAATGCCATCCAAAATTCTGGTGTCCTTCATTCTCTCCGGGCTTGCACTGATGACAACCACCATTAACTCACTTGTAATTGCTGCAATTATTGTTACCCGAAAGCTGCATCACCCAGCCAACTACTTAATTTGCTCCCTTGCGGTCACAGATTTCCTTGTAGCCGTTCTGGTGATGCCTTTCAGCATTGTGTATATTGTGAGAGAGAGTTGGATTATGGGACAAGTGGTCTGTGACATCTGGCTGAGCGTTGACATTACATGCTGTACATGTTCCATCTTGCATCTGTCTGCTATAGCTTTGGATCGGTACAGGGCAATCACTGATGCTGTTGAGTATGCCAGGAAAAGGACTCCCAAGCATGCTGGCATTATGATTACCATAGTTTGGATTATATCTATTTTTATCTCTATGCCTCCTCTATTCTGGAGGCACCAAGGAACTAGTCAAGAGGATGAGTGCATCATCAAACACGACCACATCATTTCCACTATTTACTCAACATTTGGAGCTTTCTATATCCCATTAACATTGATTTTGATCCTCtattacaaaatatataaggCAGCAAAGATGTTATACCACAAGAGACAAGCAAGTAGGATTGCCAAGGAGGAAATGAATGGCCAAGTCCTTTTGGAGAGTGGTGAGAAAAGCACTAGACTGGTCTCCACACCGTACATGCTAGAAAAGTCTTTATCTGATCCATCAACGGACTTTGATAAAATTCATAGCACAGTGAAAAGTCCCAGGTCTGAATTCAAGCATGAgagatcttggagaaggcaaaagATCTCAGGCACAAGAGAACGCAAAGCAGCCACTACCCTTGGATTAATCTTGGGTGCATTTGTAATCTGTTGGCTTCCTTTCTTTGTAAAAGAATTGGTTGTTAATGTCTGTGAAAAGTGTAAGATTTCTGAAGAAATGTCAAATTTTTTGACATGGCTTGGATATCTCAATTCCCTTATAAACCCACTGATTTATACAATCTTTAATGAAGACTTCAAGAAAGCATTCCAAAAACTTGTGCGATGTCGATGTTAG